TGGGAAAAAGCGACAAAAGTTTGGAGAATTTAAAAAAAATCCATAATTACGCGGCAAATGATATGTCAAGTTCTACTGTCAGTCTCGTATAAATAATTAATTCTTTGACGGTTGCCTTGTATTTTTTTTCGTTGATCATATAGACTTTATTTTCAATTGTCCGTATCAATAGATCCTTTGTTTGATAGACGCTCTCTATGTCCTTTGTAATCACCTCTGAAATATTATCCTTTACATGCTCCTCGAATTTCGTTTTATCCGGCTGTGATATTTTGTATTTATCCCCATTTTGTAATTTCACGCTGACGTTTTGGATCAAGAGCTTTCTTTTATTGTCTTCGTTCAGTTTATGGAGGTCTTCCTGATAGATTGAAATTTGATTGTTTAAATCTTTCACATGCTCTTTTTGTTTTTCGATGAGGCTGACCTGCTCCTCTTGGAATGTACCGTAAGTAAACAGGAAAAAGAACCAGCTGATCACGGCTCCGCACATCATTCCCGCGAAAAAACGCTGCCACCCCGGTTTTTTGTAATGCTGGGGCACTCTCATGAAGAAAGATGCTCCTGGGTCAGCCATGAAATAATGAGCCAGCCGCTTTGCGCGCCGCCCATAGCCGAGATAATCAAAAGAAGCTGTTTAAAAATATCTCTCGTATTGCCTTCTAGAATGCCCCGTTCAAAGCTGTATACCGCATCAAAGGTGCCCCCGATTGCTGCGACAAGCGCCCATATTTTCAACCTGTTTGCTAGCTTTGTAATGGCCGTAAGCGGCGCTTCGCCTGCCAAATATGCTCCCAGCCCTCCGATGAGCGCGCCTCCGATCAGCACCCCTAATGCAATGAAGTAACTATTGATAAAATTCACCATAAATCCTGCTTCCTGATCCATCTTTATCACCTCACCTTTTATATCATATTGAGCTTTCAGGACAAGTATGATGAGTAGTCGAAAAAGAACATTTGTTTCTTTTGGTAACCGGACTTATAATGAAGAAAGAAATGGATCGTAAGGAGAAAGAGGTGATAGCATGTCTTTTGTTCACCTGCAAGTGCATAGCGGGTACAGCCTGCTAAACAGCGCCGCGGCGGTGGAAGAGCTCGTCAGTGAAGCTGACAGGCTCGGATATGCGTCTTTGGCGCTGACAGATGATCATGTCATGTACGGAGCTATACCATTTTATAAAGCATGCAAGGCGAGAGGGATCAACCCGATAATCGGCTTGACAGCTTCTGTTTTCACAGATGACAGCGAGCTTGAAGCCTATCCGATTGTCCTGCTGGCCAAATCAAATAGCGGCTATCAAAACCTGCTGAAAATCAGCAGCGTTCTGCAATCGAAATCAAAAGGCGGGCTAAAACAGAAATGGCTTCAAAGTTATCGGGAAGGCATTATCGCACTGACGCCCGGTGAAAAAGGGTATATTGAAATGCTGCTTGAAGGAGGGCTGTTTGAACAGGCCGCTCAAGCCGCTCTTGAATTCCAGTCTATTTTCGGAAAGGGAGCTTTTTATTTCTCCTACCAGCCTTATAAAGGGAATCAAGCCTTGTCCGAGCAGATTCTGAAGCTTTCAGAAGAAACAGGCATCCCTGTTACAGCGACAGGAGACGTGCATTACATAAGGAAAGAAGATAAGGCTGCCTACCGCTGTCTGACAGCGATTAAAGCAGGCGAAAAACTGGCGGACGCACCCGCCGAAGACCTTCCTGATCTCGATTTAAAACCGCTCGAAGAAATGCAACACATTTATCAAGAGCATCCCGAAGCACTGCAAGCTTCTGTTGAGATCGCGGAACAATGCCGGGTTGACGTCAGCCTCGGGCAGGCCCGTCTCCCGTCTTTTCCGACTCCAGACGGAACATCAGCTGATGATTATTTAACGGACATCTGTATGGCGGGTCTCCGCAGCCGCTTTGGCACGCCTGATGAACGATACCTTCGCCGTCTTCAATATGAGCTTGATGTCATTAAACGGATGAAGTTCAGCGATTACTTTCTGATCGTATGGGATTTTATGAAGCACGCCCATGAGAAAGGAATCGTTACAGGACCGGGACGGGGTTCTGCGGCAGGCTCTCTTGTGGCTTATGTACTGTATATCACAGATGTTGACCCGCTGAAACATCACCTGCTGTTTGAACGGTTTTTAAACCCAGAACGTGTCAGTATGCCTGATATTGATATTGACTTTCCGGATACAAGAAGAGATGAAGTCATTCAATACGTACAGCAGAAATACGGTGCGATGCATGTTGCGCAGATTATTACCTTTGGAACACTGGCGGCAAAAGCTGCGCTTCGGGACGTCGGCAGAGTATTCGGCATCAGCCCAAAGGAAGCAGATCAGCTTGCAAAACTTATTCCTTCAAGGCCCGGCATGACGCTGGATGAAGCAAGACAGCAATCGCCTGAACTGAATAAGCGGCTTCGGGAGTCAAGTCTGCTTCAGCAAGTCTACACCATTGCCCGAAAAATAGAAGGGCTGCCAAGGCATACCTCTACCCATGCAGCCGGCGTGGTCCTGAGTGAAGAACCGTTAACCGATGTTGTTCCGCTTCAGGAAGGGCATGAAGGGATCTATTTGACGCAATACGCGATGGATCATCTTGAAGACTTAGGCCTTTTAAAAATGGATTTCTTAGGCTTGCGCAACCTGACGCTCATCGAGTCCATCACTTCAATGATTGAAAAAGAAGAAAACATCAAACTAGATCTCTCGAATATTTCCTACAGGGATGACAAAACGTTCTCCTTGCTGTCAAAAGGGGATACGACAGGGATTTTTCAACTTGAATCTACAGGGATGAGAAGCGTTCTGAAGCGGCTTAAACCTTCTGGCCTGGAGGATATTGTGGCGGTTAATGCGCTGTACCGGCCTGGTCCGATGGAAAATATTCCGTTATTTATT
The Bacillus vallismortis genome window above contains:
- the ytrI gene encoding sporulation membrane protein YtrI, with protein sequence MRVPQHYKKPGWQRFFAGMMCGAVISWFFFLFTYGTFQEEQVSLIEKQKEHVKDLNNQISIYQEDLHKLNEDNKRKLLIQNVSVKLQNGDKYKISQPDKTKFEEHVKDNISEVITKDIESVYQTKDLLIRTIENKVYMINEKKYKATVKELIIYTRLTVELDISFAA
- the ytrH gene encoding sporulation membrane protein YtrH codes for the protein MDQEAGFMVNFINSYFIALGVLIGGALIGGLGAYLAGEAPLTAITKLANRLKIWALVAAIGGTFDAVYSFERGILEGNTRDIFKQLLLIISAMGGAQSGWLIISWLTQEHLSS
- the dnaE gene encoding DNA polymerase III subunit alpha is translated as MSFVHLQVHSGYSLLNSAAAVEELVSEADRLGYASLALTDDHVMYGAIPFYKACKARGINPIIGLTASVFTDDSELEAYPIVLLAKSNSGYQNLLKISSVLQSKSKGGLKQKWLQSYREGIIALTPGEKGYIEMLLEGGLFEQAAQAALEFQSIFGKGAFYFSYQPYKGNQALSEQILKLSEETGIPVTATGDVHYIRKEDKAAYRCLTAIKAGEKLADAPAEDLPDLDLKPLEEMQHIYQEHPEALQASVEIAEQCRVDVSLGQARLPSFPTPDGTSADDYLTDICMAGLRSRFGTPDERYLRRLQYELDVIKRMKFSDYFLIVWDFMKHAHEKGIVTGPGRGSAAGSLVAYVLYITDVDPLKHHLLFERFLNPERVSMPDIDIDFPDTRRDEVIQYVQQKYGAMHVAQIITFGTLAAKAALRDVGRVFGISPKEADQLAKLIPSRPGMTLDEARQQSPELNKRLRESSLLQQVYTIARKIEGLPRHTSTHAAGVVLSEEPLTDVVPLQEGHEGIYLTQYAMDHLEDLGLLKMDFLGLRNLTLIESITSMIEKEENIKLDLSNISYRDDKTFSLLSKGDTTGIFQLESTGMRSVLKRLKPSGLEDIVAVNALYRPGPMENIPLFIDRKHGRAPVHYPHEDVRDILEDTYGVIVYQEQIMMIASRMAGFSLGEADLLRRAVSKKKKEILDRERSHFVEGCLKKEYSVDTANEVYDLIVKFANYGFNRSHAVAYSMIGCQLAYLKAHYPLYFMCGLLTSVIGNEDKISQYLHEAKGSGIRILPPSVNKSSFPFTVEDGSVRYSLRAIKSVGVSAVKDIYKARKEKPFEDLFDFCFRVPLKNVNRKMLEALIFSGAMDEFGKNRATLLASIDVALEHAELFAADDDQMGLFLDESFSIKPKYVETEELPLVDLLAFEKETLGIYFSNHPLSAFRKQLAAYGAASILQAQQTVKRPLSLGGLLSKIKTIRTKTGQNMAFLTLSDETGEMEAVVFPEQFRQLSPVLREGALLFTAGKCEVRQDKVQFIMSRAELLENMNAEKAPSVYIKIESSQHSQEILAKIKRILLEHKGETGVYLYYEKQKQTIKLPESFHINADHQVLYRLKELLGQKNVVLKQW